One Nostoc punctiforme PCC 73102 DNA window includes the following coding sequences:
- a CDS encoding double zinc ribbon domain-containing protein yields the protein MDTFKTPNSDESLASYVSRVRKKLNLTQSELADAAGIHGRSVGKIERGLTLKINRRTLQGLAIALGVPQEYFDAVIKGEEVSQVRGVKFCPQCWNPGAAVDPMWSHIKAKFCYLCGTPIRANCANCGELVLSLRHRFCPICGCAYKTPVKTAKIQ from the coding sequence ATGGATACTTTTAAAACTCCCAATAGCGATGAATCCCTTGCTAGTTACGTGTCACGGGTCAGGAAGAAACTCAATTTAACTCAGTCTGAGTTGGCGGATGCTGCTGGTATACATGGACGCTCTGTCGGGAAAATCGAGCGAGGACTTACGCTTAAAATTAATCGTAGGACACTTCAAGGGTTAGCGATCGCACTTGGCGTACCTCAAGAATATTTTGATGCTGTGATCAAGGGTGAGGAAGTATCTCAGGTTAGAGGGGTTAAGTTTTGTCCCCAATGTTGGAATCCTGGCGCGGCGGTTGACCCTATGTGGAGTCATATCAAAGCCAAGTTTTGTTATCTCTGCGGTACACCGATTCGAGCTAACTGTGCGAATTGCGGTGAGTTGGTGTTGTCTTTGAGACACCGATTTTGTCCAATTTGTGGCTGTGCTTATAAAACGCCTGTCAAAACCGCTAAAATCCAATAA